A stretch of Kyrpidia spormannii DNA encodes these proteins:
- a CDS encoding branched-chain amino acid ABC transporter permease, with product MTTFIQQLVNGLSVGSIYALIALGYTMVYGIIKLINFAHGDVFMVGAFVAYFSYTVLHLGFLGSLIVSMAACAVLGVVIERFAYRPLRKSTRIAALITAIGVSLFLENAGIIAVGAQARGYPSMLPSRSINVGGVTISVQQIGIIVLSVVLMVILQYIVHRTKMGKAMRAVAYDAEAAQLMGIDVDRTISFTFAIGSALAAAAGVIYGAYYSAIDPLMGIMPGLKAFIAAVLGGIGIIPGAMVGGLVLGMIETLVQSLGFSLWRDAVAFALLILILLIKPEGLFGKHAREKV from the coding sequence ATGACCACATTTATCCAACAACTTGTCAACGGTTTATCGGTGGGTAGCATCTACGCCCTCATCGCCCTGGGATACACCATGGTCTACGGGATTATCAAGCTGATCAATTTTGCCCATGGTGACGTGTTTATGGTCGGGGCCTTTGTGGCGTATTTTTCCTATACCGTGTTGCATCTTGGATTCTTGGGGTCTCTCATCGTCTCCATGGCCGCTTGTGCCGTCCTCGGCGTGGTGATCGAGCGGTTTGCATACCGGCCGCTCCGCAAATCGACGAGAATTGCGGCGCTGATCACCGCCATCGGGGTTTCCCTGTTTCTCGAAAATGCTGGGATCATCGCGGTGGGCGCCCAGGCCCGGGGTTATCCCAGCATGTTGCCGAGTCGTTCGATCAACGTCGGCGGGGTCACGATCAGCGTGCAGCAAATCGGCATCATCGTTCTCAGCGTGGTGCTCATGGTGATTCTTCAATACATCGTGCACCGGACGAAGATGGGCAAGGCGATGCGGGCCGTCGCCTACGATGCCGAAGCTGCCCAATTGATGGGGATCGACGTCGACCGCACGATCTCTTTTACTTTCGCCATCGGTTCAGCCCTGGCGGCGGCTGCCGGGGTGATCTATGGGGCTTACTACAGTGCCATTGATCCGTTGATGGGCATCATGCCCGGACTGAAAGCGTTCATTGCCGCGGTGCTGGGCGGGATCGGCATCATCCCCGGAGCGATGGTGGGCGGCCTGGTGTTAGGGATGATCGAGACCCTGGTTCAGTCCCTGGGCTTTTCTCTGTGGCGGGACGCGGTGGCCTTTGCCCTCCTGATCCTGATCCTGCTGATCAAACCCGAAGGTCTTTTCGGCAAACACGCCAGGGAGAAAGTGTAG
- a CDS encoding ABC transporter ATP-binding protein — translation MPLLELDKVTCEFGGLRAVSEVSLHLETGELVGLIGPNGAGKTTVFNLLTGVYAPSEGRILFDGASLVGWAPWRINRAGIARTFQNIRLFSDMTVLDNVKIAYHNHVRHGVMSSILRLPTYFRGEQEIEEKALAFLSLFHLEEKKDELARNLPYGEQRRLEIARALATEPRLLLLDEPAAGMNPQETRELMDLIAFIRERFSLTILLIEHDMSLVMGICERIYVLDHGMVIAQGSPKEIRSNPKVIEAYLGEVTS, via the coding sequence ATGCCGCTCCTTGAGCTGGACAAAGTGACGTGCGAATTCGGAGGGTTGCGGGCGGTTTCCGAGGTTTCACTGCACCTGGAGACCGGGGAATTGGTGGGACTGATCGGTCCCAATGGAGCGGGGAAAACCACGGTCTTCAATCTGTTGACAGGGGTCTATGCCCCCAGCGAAGGGCGGATCCTGTTTGACGGTGCATCTCTTGTCGGGTGGGCGCCCTGGCGGATCAATCGGGCGGGGATCGCCCGGACCTTCCAAAATATCCGCCTGTTCAGCGACATGACGGTTTTGGACAACGTCAAAATCGCCTACCACAACCACGTGCGGCACGGGGTGATGTCTTCCATTCTTCGCCTGCCCACGTATTTTCGCGGGGAGCAGGAGATCGAAGAGAAAGCGCTGGCCTTTCTGAGCTTGTTTCATTTGGAAGAGAAAAAGGACGAATTGGCCCGGAACTTGCCGTACGGGGAGCAGAGGCGGCTGGAGATCGCCCGGGCCCTGGCCACGGAACCGAGGCTCTTGCTCCTGGACGAGCCCGCAGCGGGGATGAACCCCCAGGAAACCCGGGAATTGATGGATCTCATCGCCTTTATCCGGGAGCGGTTTTCCCTGACGATCCTCTTGATCGAGCACGACATGTCCTTGGTGATGGGAATCTGCGAACGGATCTACGTCCTCGACCACGGCATGGTGATTGCCCAGGGCAGCCCCAAGGAAATCCGGTCGAATCCCAAAGTGATTGAAGCCTATCTCGGGGAGGTGACCTCGTGA
- the trpC gene encoding indole-3-glycerol phosphate synthase TrpC: MTILERIVEEKKQEVPALEANVAAWEPRLAAAPPVRDFRAALEQGAMRRVAGAGVGLIAEVKKASPSKGVIRQDFDPLAIAEDYVRGGADCMSVLTDRTFFQGDPGYLEQIRKHADVPLLRKDFIIDERQVWEARCLGADAVLLITAILPNDQLERLIAEVRRWGMTPLVEVHSEEEMDRAAGAGADVIGVNNRDLRTFQVDLGVTERLVPRAPKGAFVISESGISAPEDVRRVREAGARAILVGESLMRRHDVIEGIEFLVGSR; the protein is encoded by the coding sequence GTGACCATCCTCGAGCGGATTGTCGAGGAAAAGAAACAGGAGGTCCCGGCCCTGGAGGCAAACGTGGCGGCCTGGGAGCCCCGTTTGGCGGCCGCGCCGCCGGTGAGGGATTTTCGCGCCGCACTGGAGCAAGGGGCGATGCGCCGGGTGGCGGGGGCCGGAGTCGGGCTGATTGCCGAGGTCAAGAAAGCCTCGCCTTCCAAAGGGGTGATCCGCCAGGATTTCGATCCCCTCGCCATCGCGGAGGATTATGTGCGCGGAGGGGCGGACTGTATGTCCGTCCTCACTGACCGGACCTTTTTCCAGGGCGACCCGGGGTATTTGGAACAGATCCGCAAACATGCGGATGTTCCCCTCCTGAGAAAAGATTTTATTATCGATGAGCGACAGGTCTGGGAGGCTCGTTGCCTCGGTGCTGATGCTGTTCTCTTGATCACCGCGATTCTCCCGAATGATCAGTTGGAACGGTTGATTGCCGAGGTCCGTCGGTGGGGCATGACGCCTTTGGTGGAGGTGCATTCCGAGGAAGAGATGGATCGGGCAGCTGGTGCGGGGGCCGATGTGATCGGGGTGAACAACCGGGATTTGCGGACCTTTCAGGTCGATCTCGGCGTGACGGAGCGGTTGGTGCCCCGGGCACCGAAAGGGGCCTTCGTTATAAGTGAGAGCGGGATTTCGGCGCCCGAGGACGTGCGCCGGGTTCGAGAAGCCGGGGCCCGGGCGATTCTCGTGGGCGAGAGTTTGATGCGCCGGCATGATGTCATCGAAGGGATTGAGTTCCTGGTGGGTTCCCGGTGA
- the trpB gene encoding tryptophan synthase subunit beta translates to MTEPGERGRFGRFGGQYVPETLMSALEALEKDYLKWKDDERFRNDLHRFLTDYAGRPTPLYFAERLTNHVGGAQIWLKREDLTHTGAHKINNTIGQGLLAHYTGKRRVIAETGAGQHGVATATVAARLGLSCTVFMGEEDIRRQALNVFRMRLLGAEVVSVSSGTGTLKDAMNEAIRHWVEHVEDSFYVLGTVGGPHPYPVMVRNFQRVIGDETKAQILEKVGRLPDAIVACVGGGSNAMGIFYPFLEDEGVRLFGVEAAGKGLSTGLHAAALEGGEPGILHGCFTYLLQDRYGQVKPAHSISAGLDYPGVGPEHAYLYETGRVKYVGVTDDQALDAFHRLAELEGILPALESAHAVAYTLELARKMDPDQVVVISLSGRGDKDVETLMRQQSGLGGDSK, encoded by the coding sequence ATGACGGAACCCGGTGAGCGGGGACGGTTCGGCCGGTTTGGGGGGCAGTACGTCCCGGAAACGTTGATGTCCGCCCTGGAGGCGCTGGAAAAAGATTATCTCAAGTGGAAGGATGACGAACGGTTTCGCAACGACCTGCACCGGTTCTTGACCGATTATGCCGGACGGCCGACGCCGCTGTATTTTGCGGAGCGGTTGACCAATCATGTTGGAGGGGCGCAGATTTGGCTGAAGCGGGAAGACTTGACCCACACCGGCGCCCACAAGATCAACAATACCATCGGTCAAGGACTCTTGGCCCATTATACGGGAAAACGGCGGGTCATCGCCGAAACCGGGGCGGGTCAGCACGGGGTGGCCACGGCGACGGTGGCGGCCCGGCTCGGTTTGTCTTGTACCGTGTTCATGGGGGAAGAGGATATCCGGCGTCAGGCGTTGAATGTGTTTCGCATGCGCCTTTTAGGGGCGGAGGTGGTGTCGGTCTCGTCGGGGACTGGCACCCTGAAAGACGCGATGAACGAGGCGATCCGGCACTGGGTGGAGCATGTGGAGGACAGCTTTTACGTGCTCGGCACCGTGGGCGGGCCCCATCCGTATCCGGTGATGGTGCGGAATTTCCAGCGGGTCATCGGGGACGAAACCAAGGCCCAGATCCTGGAGAAGGTCGGGCGCCTGCCTGACGCCATCGTCGCCTGCGTCGGAGGCGGTAGCAACGCCATGGGGATTTTCTATCCGTTTCTCGAAGACGAGGGTGTGCGTTTGTTCGGCGTCGAGGCGGCGGGCAAGGGGTTGTCCACCGGTCTTCACGCGGCGGCTTTGGAGGGGGGGGAGCCCGGGATTCTGCACGGGTGCTTCACGTACCTCTTGCAGGATCGCTACGGTCAGGTTAAACCGGCCCATTCCATCTCGGCGGGTCTAGATTATCCCGGCGTGGGTCCTGAGCACGCCTACCTCTATGAAACCGGCCGGGTGAAGTACGTGGGCGTGACAGACGATCAGGCCCTGGATGCCTTTCACCGATTGGCGGAGTTGGAGGGGATTCTGCCTGCCCTGGAGAGCGCCCACGCCGTGGCCTATACGCTGGAATTGGCCAGAAAGATGGATCCGGATCAGGTGGTTGTGATCAGCCTGTCCGGGCGCGGGGATAAAGATGTGGAAACCCTCATGCGGCAACAGTCCGGCCTTGGAGGTGATTCGAAATGA
- the trpD gene encoding anthranilate phosphoribosyltransferase: MRDVLEQLIRGEDLSEAEAQAAMEQVMSGKATNAQVGAFLTALRIKGERVEEIAGFAKAMRKFAQPLPVDGDKVIDTCGTGGDGARTFNVSTAAALVAAAAGAKVAKHGNRSVSSRSGSADVLAALGVEVDLSPEEAAQCLEEVGLCFLFAPSYHGAMRHAMAPRKELGFRTVFNILGPLTNPAGARRQVMGTFAQDLVEKTARVLLRLGANHAWVVHGMEDHLDELSVSGPSLVAEVKDGTVRTFVLNPEDAGLNRSPLSEVAGGDARENAAIILDVLSGKRGGARDIVVLNAAAGLHVAGIAPTLEAGVTLAQRMLDEGRAKETLDRLVEVTKALAGRRNESAPAVKGGVVG; this comes from the coding sequence ATGAGGGATGTGCTCGAACAGTTGATCCGCGGGGAGGACTTGTCCGAGGCCGAGGCCCAGGCGGCCATGGAACAGGTCATGAGCGGAAAGGCGACCAACGCCCAGGTCGGGGCGTTTCTTACTGCCCTGAGAATCAAAGGAGAACGGGTGGAAGAGATAGCAGGTTTTGCCAAAGCCATGCGAAAGTTTGCCCAGCCCCTTCCCGTGGATGGGGATAAGGTCATTGACACCTGCGGTACCGGCGGCGACGGAGCCCGGACTTTCAACGTATCGACGGCGGCGGCGTTGGTGGCTGCGGCAGCCGGGGCCAAAGTGGCCAAGCACGGCAACCGGAGCGTGTCCAGTCGAAGCGGGAGTGCGGACGTCTTGGCGGCTTTGGGGGTGGAGGTGGACCTCTCCCCGGAGGAAGCGGCCCAGTGTCTGGAGGAAGTGGGGTTGTGTTTTCTTTTCGCGCCCAGTTATCACGGGGCGATGCGCCACGCCATGGCGCCGCGCAAGGAATTGGGTTTCCGGACGGTGTTTAACATTTTGGGTCCACTGACGAATCCCGCCGGGGCCCGGCGGCAGGTGATGGGGACTTTTGCACAGGATCTCGTGGAAAAGACGGCCAGGGTGCTGTTGCGGCTCGGTGCGAACCACGCTTGGGTGGTGCACGGGATGGAAGATCACCTGGATGAGCTGAGCGTGAGCGGGCCGAGCCTCGTGGCTGAAGTGAAGGACGGGACAGTGCGCACCTTTGTCTTGAATCCCGAAGACGCAGGATTGAACCGGTCGCCCCTCAGTGAAGTGGCGGGAGGCGACGCCCGGGAAAACGCAGCCATCATTCTGGACGTGCTGAGTGGAAAACGTGGTGGAGCCCGGGACATCGTTGTTCTGAACGCGGCGGCCGGCCTTCACGTGGCGGGGATTGCCCCGACCTTGGAAGCGGGAGTGACTCTAGCCCAGCGGATGTTGGACGAAGGCCGGGCGAAGGAAACGCTCGATCGGCTGGTGGAAGTCACGAAAGCTTTGGCCGGACGGCGGAACGAGAGCGCCCCAGCGGTGAAAGGTGGGGTGGTGGGGTGA
- the trpA gene encoding tryptophan synthase subunit alpha, which produces MSTSLQVALERRRRGGETGFIPFITAGDPTMEVTVEAVRRLVRAGADAVEIGMPYSDPLADGPTIQAASERALRGGFQMPDLFRLGPILREAAGEVPLVAFTYANPVYRWGWQTFAEDLAKAGYAGVIVPDLPMEEATPLREAADRAGVALVPLVAPTSHGRIERICRTARGFVYAVSSTGVTGVRKRMPEHLSRFIDDIRRCTDLPIGVGFGIGTPEAAAAVAEAADAVIVGSALVRILAAITEEGRDAGDVLDDLETFARTLVAPLRRAEK; this is translated from the coding sequence ATGAGCACCTCCTTGCAGGTTGCCTTGGAGAGACGACGGCGCGGAGGGGAAACCGGGTTCATTCCCTTTATCACCGCCGGGGACCCCACGATGGAGGTCACCGTGGAGGCGGTGCGGAGATTGGTCCGGGCCGGGGCGGACGCTGTGGAGATCGGGATGCCTTATTCCGATCCCCTGGCCGACGGTCCCACCATTCAGGCGGCTTCCGAGCGGGCTTTGCGCGGCGGGTTTCAGATGCCCGATTTGTTTCGGCTGGGACCGATCCTTCGGGAGGCGGCGGGGGAGGTGCCTTTGGTGGCTTTTACCTATGCAAACCCCGTCTACCGCTGGGGATGGCAGACCTTCGCGGAAGACCTGGCGAAGGCGGGATATGCCGGGGTGATCGTGCCGGATCTGCCCATGGAAGAGGCGACTCCTTTACGGGAGGCCGCCGACCGGGCGGGGGTGGCACTGGTGCCGCTTGTCGCACCTACCAGCCACGGGCGAATCGAACGGATTTGCAGAACGGCCAGGGGATTCGTATATGCCGTGTCCTCAACGGGGGTCACGGGTGTCCGCAAACGGATGCCCGAGCACCTTTCCAGGTTCATTGACGACATCCGGCGGTGCACCGATTTGCCGATCGGGGTGGGATTCGGGATCGGAACCCCGGAGGCGGCGGCTGCGGTGGCCGAGGCGGCCGACGCGGTAATTGTGGGAAGCGCCTTGGTGCGCATCTTGGCCGCCATCACCGAAGAAGGAAGAGATGCTGGCGACGTGCTGGACGATCTGGAGACTTTTGCCCGAACACTGGTGGCTCCCTTGCGAAGGGCCGAGAAATGA
- the aroA gene encoding 3-phosphoshikimate 1-carboxyvinyltransferase has translation MKLIVETAGALKGQVRVPGDKSISHRAVMFTSLADGVSRVEGFLFGADCLSTVACMRALGVPVDIEDGTVIVHGVGMHGLQEPDDVLDVGNSGTTIRLLLGLLSGQTFHSCLTGDASIRRRPMGRVARPLLSMGARIDGRRDGDLAPLSVRGADLHSIKYQMPVASAQVKSAILLAGLFASGVTGVREPSPSRDHTERMLKALGAPISRRSGYTEIGRPARLKAMDMRVPGDLSSAAFLLVATLIVPGSELILEDVGVNPTRTGILDVLGAMGAQFDIEEGEPQAGEPTARLAARSGSLVGTTVGGSLIPRLIDEIPILAVAAAAAEGTTEIRDARELRVKETDRIRTVAEELRKFGVQVAELEDGLIIEGGRALKGAHCRSHGDHRIAMAMAVAGLVAEGETVVEGWEAADVSFPGFVDLLRELGARVRVEE, from the coding sequence ATGAAATTGATCGTTGAAACGGCCGGGGCGCTGAAGGGACAAGTCCGGGTGCCGGGGGACAAGTCGATTTCTCACCGGGCGGTGATGTTTACCTCTCTGGCCGATGGGGTGTCCCGGGTGGAGGGATTTTTGTTCGGCGCGGACTGTTTAAGTACGGTGGCTTGCATGCGCGCTCTCGGCGTCCCTGTGGATATAGAGGATGGGACTGTGATTGTGCACGGGGTGGGCATGCATGGACTCCAGGAGCCCGACGATGTCCTCGATGTGGGCAACTCAGGTACCACCATTCGGCTTTTGCTGGGCCTATTGTCTGGACAGACATTTCATAGTTGCCTGACCGGTGATGCGTCGATCCGCAGGAGGCCCATGGGCCGGGTGGCCAGGCCATTGCTCAGTATGGGTGCCCGGATCGACGGCCGCCGAGACGGGGATCTGGCTCCCCTGTCGGTGCGAGGAGCAGATCTGCATTCGATTAAATATCAAATGCCCGTCGCCAGTGCCCAAGTGAAATCGGCCATTCTCCTCGCCGGGCTGTTTGCCTCCGGGGTGACCGGCGTACGAGAGCCCTCACCATCCCGGGACCATACCGAGCGCATGCTCAAGGCCCTCGGGGCGCCGATTTCCAGAAGGAGCGGCTACACCGAGATCGGTCGGCCGGCGCGGTTGAAGGCGATGGACATGCGGGTCCCGGGGGACCTATCATCCGCAGCTTTTCTCTTGGTGGCGACACTGATCGTTCCAGGGAGCGAGTTGATCCTGGAAGACGTCGGTGTGAACCCGACCCGCACGGGCATTCTCGACGTCCTTGGCGCCATGGGTGCCCAGTTTGACATCGAGGAAGGGGAACCCCAGGCCGGTGAACCCACCGCCCGCCTCGCCGCCAGGTCCGGGTCCCTGGTCGGGACGACGGTCGGCGGTTCTTTGATCCCGCGGCTGATTGATGAGATTCCCATTCTCGCCGTGGCGGCGGCCGCGGCCGAGGGAACCACGGAGATTCGGGACGCTCGGGAACTACGGGTCAAAGAGACGGACCGCATTCGCACCGTGGCTGAAGAACTCCGCAAATTCGGCGTCCAGGTGGCGGAATTGGAAGACGGCCTCATTATTGAGGGGGGGCGGGCGCTGAAGGGCGCCCACTGCCGCAGTCATGGCGATCACCGAATCGCCATGGCGATGGCCGTGGCGGGCCTGGTGGCCGAAGGGGAGACGGTGGTGGAAGGCTGGGAGGCGGCGGACGTGTCCTTCCCCGGATTCGTTGATTTACTTCGGGAACTGGGAGCCCGGGTCCGGGTCGAGGAGTGA
- a CDS encoding phosphoribosylanthranilate isomerase: MTTVKACGFTRAEDVAAAERLGVDWIGLVFAPSKRRVEVEQAARLRAGTRLRCMGVFVDAGIEKVRETARRVGLDGVQLHGVESPEDCRRLRDEGLFVVKAFSALMERPGAAAAYKGAVDAVLVDAGVPGERGGRGQTFRWQDIPEWRKGAEGFFLWIAGGLRPENVQELLRGYRPDGVDVSSGIETGVPGVKDVARMEEFVRKVREWDDGTR; encoded by the coding sequence GTGACGACAGTCAAGGCCTGCGGATTTACCCGGGCAGAGGATGTGGCGGCGGCGGAACGGCTGGGCGTAGATTGGATTGGCTTGGTGTTCGCGCCGAGTAAGCGACGGGTCGAGGTAGAACAGGCAGCCCGTTTGCGGGCTGGCACCCGTCTGCGGTGCATGGGGGTGTTCGTCGACGCCGGGATTGAAAAAGTGAGGGAGACGGCCCGGCGGGTGGGTCTTGACGGGGTGCAGTTGCACGGGGTGGAATCCCCTGAGGATTGCCGGCGGTTGCGGGATGAGGGATTGTTTGTGGTCAAGGCCTTCTCGGCTCTGATGGAGAGACCCGGGGCGGCAGCGGCGTACAAGGGCGCCGTCGATGCCGTGCTCGTCGATGCCGGGGTTCCGGGGGAGCGGGGAGGGCGGGGGCAAACGTTTCGGTGGCAAGACATTCCCGAATGGCGCAAGGGTGCCGAAGGGTTTTTTTTATGGATCGCCGGGGGGTTACGCCCGGAGAATGTTCAGGAATTGCTTCGGGGATACCGCCCGGATGGCGTGGATGTTTCCTCGGGGATCGAGACGGGGGTCCCCGGTGTCAAAGATGTGGCGAGAATGGAAGAGTTTGTTCGAAAGGTGAGGGAATGGGATGACGGAACCCGGTGA
- a CDS encoding branched-chain amino acid ABC transporter permease, with product MQEKKRGALAGRWSFWAWIGVGLVLYAIIGLLIDNGIIDSYMALIVYQMCLNVILAVSLNLINGFTGQFSIGHAGFAAVGAYVSAVLTAKMQLPFFPALIIAALAAAVAGLLIGIPTLRLKGDYLAITTLGFGQIIQVILINLQYVGGAAGMTVHKETNFTWLYFAALITVVVIANFVHSRHGRACIAVRENEVAAEMMGINVTYYKVLAFSIGALFAGVAGALSAHTFYFIKPTSYGFLQSFNILVIVVLGGLGSITGSILGAVVLTLITAFLQDYPQWQMVIYSLILVLIMIFRPQGLMGTKEFRLSAIGLGRRRDEHAAP from the coding sequence ATGCAGGAGAAAAAACGAGGCGCTCTGGCGGGACGATGGTCGTTTTGGGCGTGGATCGGCGTCGGCCTCGTCTTGTACGCAATCATCGGCCTTCTGATCGATAACGGCATCATCGACTCGTATATGGCGCTGATCGTTTACCAGATGTGTTTGAACGTCATTCTGGCGGTCAGCCTCAATCTCATCAACGGATTTACTGGCCAATTCTCCATTGGACATGCCGGGTTTGCCGCCGTGGGCGCTTACGTGTCGGCGGTCCTGACGGCGAAGATGCAACTGCCCTTTTTCCCGGCACTCATCATCGCCGCCCTGGCCGCTGCAGTGGCGGGGCTGCTCATCGGCATCCCAACCCTTCGCCTGAAAGGCGACTACCTGGCGATCACGACCCTGGGGTTCGGACAGATCATCCAGGTTATTCTGATCAACCTGCAGTACGTGGGCGGGGCCGCGGGAATGACGGTGCACAAAGAAACGAATTTCACGTGGCTGTACTTCGCCGCGTTGATCACGGTGGTCGTCATCGCCAATTTTGTCCATTCCAGACATGGACGGGCCTGTATCGCTGTGCGGGAAAACGAAGTCGCCGCCGAAATGATGGGGATCAACGTCACGTATTATAAAGTGCTGGCGTTCTCCATCGGCGCGCTTTTCGCCGGAGTCGCCGGCGCATTGTCCGCCCACACGTTTTACTTTATTAAACCGACGTCTTATGGGTTTTTACAGAGTTTCAACATCCTGGTCATCGTGGTGCTCGGGGGCCTGGGGAGTATCACCGGATCGATCCTGGGCGCCGTGGTGTTGACGCTCATCACCGCGTTCTTACAGGACTACCCTCAATGGCAAATGGTCATTTACTCCCTGATCCTCGTCCTGATCATGATTTTCCGGCCCCAGGGGCTCATGGGAACCAAGGAATTTAGACTCTCCGCCATCGGGCTCGGACGAAGGAGGGACGAACATGCCGCTCCTTGA
- a CDS encoding prephenate dehydrogenase has product MTEKGPALHRIAVVGCGLIGGSLALAWQRAGVAREIVGVDVSAEHLDIALEIGAIDRALTLRSAMQEADLVVLAAPVKESMALLREIAAFRPAAGTLITDVGSTKRAICQEATRVLPEGVSFIGGHPMAGSEKSGIRAASPRLYENAVYVLTPNPGEKPEMIQRLRDLVQAAGAQVLILDPEHHDSLVAAVSHLPHVVAAQLVHQVAELGEDDPLYAVLAAGGFRDVTRIASGHPVMWRDILLTNGDRLRPLFERWKDQIEELLGWINRRDGEALETFFRQAAQWRDALPVRGRGAIRPAFQCTVDVPDQPGIIGTVATLLGEAGINLRNIAILESREDEDGQLSLTFDTEAGRDQAARLLAEHGFKVDPRM; this is encoded by the coding sequence GTGACGGAAAAGGGGCCGGCGCTTCATCGAATTGCCGTGGTGGGATGTGGTTTGATCGGGGGCTCCCTGGCGTTGGCTTGGCAGCGAGCCGGGGTGGCTCGGGAGATTGTCGGGGTGGACGTATCGGCCGAGCACCTGGACATCGCCTTGGAGATCGGGGCGATCGATCGGGCGCTGACCCTTCGGTCTGCCATGCAAGAGGCCGACCTGGTGGTGTTGGCGGCTCCGGTCAAGGAATCGATGGCCCTACTGCGGGAGATCGCCGCCTTTCGTCCGGCTGCGGGGACGCTCATCACCGATGTGGGAAGCACAAAGCGGGCGATCTGCCAAGAAGCGACCCGGGTGTTGCCAGAAGGCGTATCGTTCATCGGGGGCCATCCCATGGCGGGTTCCGAGAAATCGGGGATCCGGGCGGCGTCGCCCCGGCTGTACGAGAATGCCGTTTACGTACTCACTCCGAACCCGGGGGAAAAACCGGAGATGATTCAGCGACTTCGGGATCTGGTCCAGGCAGCGGGAGCCCAGGTCTTGATCCTCGATCCCGAACACCACGACAGTTTGGTGGCGGCGGTGAGTCACCTCCCCCACGTTGTGGCGGCGCAATTGGTCCATCAAGTAGCCGAGTTGGGAGAAGACGATCCCCTATATGCCGTTCTGGCGGCCGGGGGCTTCCGGGACGTTACGCGGATTGCGTCTGGACATCCGGTGATGTGGCGAGATATCCTATTGACAAACGGGGATCGTCTTAGACCGCTGTTTGAGCGGTGGAAGGATCAGATTGAGGAGCTTCTCGGATGGATCAACCGCCGGGACGGCGAGGCCTTAGAGACATTTTTCCGCCAGGCCGCCCAGTGGCGAGATGCCCTTCCCGTGCGGGGGCGGGGGGCGATTCGGCCGGCTTTTCAATGTACGGTGGACGTGCCCGACCAGCCGGGGATCATCGGCACGGTGGCCACCCTGCTTGGCGAGGCGGGGATTAACCTTCGAAACATTGCCATCCTCGAGAGCCGGGAAGACGAGGACGGCCAACTCAGTTTGACCTTCGATACCGAGGCCGGCCGGGACCAGGCGGCTCGGCTACTCGCAGAGCATGGATTCAAAGTCGATCCGCGCATGTGA
- a CDS encoding ABC transporter ATP-binding protein — MLMIRDLNVYYGVIHALKNVSLTVDQGEIVTLIGANGAGKTTLLRTISGLITPRSGEVLFEGRSLVKTPAKEIVRMGVSQVPEGRRVFATMTVEENLEMGAYLRKDKDGVQKDLEMVYSRFPRLQERRRQSAGTLSGGEQQMLALGRALMARPRLLLLDEPSMGLAPILVQEIFSIIQEINQAGTTILLVEQNAHMALSIAKRAYVLETGQIKHSGPAAELAQSDEVKKAYLGG; from the coding sequence ATGTTGATGATCCGGGATCTGAACGTGTATTACGGGGTCATTCACGCCTTGAAAAATGTGTCGCTCACCGTGGATCAAGGGGAGATCGTCACCTTGATCGGGGCGAACGGCGCCGGCAAAACGACTCTTTTGCGCACCATTTCCGGGCTCATCACCCCCAGGAGCGGAGAGGTGCTTTTTGAAGGCCGATCCCTGGTCAAGACGCCGGCGAAAGAAATCGTCCGAATGGGCGTTTCTCAAGTGCCCGAAGGCCGACGGGTATTCGCCACCATGACGGTGGAAGAGAATCTCGAGATGGGGGCGTATCTGCGCAAGGACAAAGACGGGGTTCAGAAGGACCTGGAGATGGTTTACAGCCGCTTTCCCCGCCTTCAGGAGCGGCGTCGCCAGTCTGCGGGCACTCTTTCCGGAGGCGAGCAACAGATGCTGGCCCTCGGTCGGGCGCTCATGGCTCGGCCGCGGTTGTTGCTCTTGGACGAGCCTTCAATGGGGCTGGCACCGATCCTGGTCCAGGAGATTTTCTCCATCATCCAGGAAATCAACCAAGCGGGCACGACCATCCTTCTCGTGGAACAAAACGCCCACATGGCCCTTTCCATTGCCAAGCGGGCGTATGTGCTGGAGACCGGACAGATTAAACACAGCGGACCCGCCGCTGAACTCGCCCAGAGCGACGAGGTGAAAAAAGCGTACCTCGGGGGTTAG